One window from the genome of Grus americana isolate bGruAme1 chromosome 2, bGruAme1.mat, whole genome shotgun sequence encodes:
- the NBEAL2 gene encoding neurobeachin-like protein 2 isoform X1 gives MASRERLYELWMLYFAKKDLSYLQQWLEAFVMNFEKIIALPSLEPRRPEESVSEIPVLPREVLQVLSQRLGQCVAQVPREEGGGGGLGQALLLLKFFIIISRNLENIQADKTPGFIPEVLKLLRICTSKLKSIQEDERSGMQLESGMLYALHLCECLFDPYQTWRRQLSGEVISAKEKSKYKFTPAPLPPEFGAFFQESFQAGTQLPETLQIRLIHLFGAILSGSKPNALRAITPAAVEVLLGVLRRGGGGTSPVPVLLELALRGVVAVVHVLHGSSPGAGPVPLRVLLDGYFRVLNSDLPVASLAPEAASGLIALRVLMLDAIPAMLNCEDRPVLQAVFLSNNCFEHIIRLLQNSKLYLSNSREASEAWNEIPMQPPDRDGLQQVFNSCSDAIAVHAIGVLTAIMSNSPSAKEVFKERIGYAHLYEVLRSQGQPTQRLLQELLNMAVEGDHSSFPVRPIRNEQPLLILLAWLPALACRELQVFLSDQLRRLCEASLSSRLTCVKAGMVGCLLGALATEPALPAACSENLLELLRALGSLSIRPGELRQLLRLLRRERGRGPHTYVAPVIRALSGMARAEGPPRALQCFDLTPGMAGIMVPAVQKWPGGAFAFHAWLCLSEEEPEPPVRPKRRQLYSFFTAGGTGFEAFFTAGGVLVVAVCTKKDYMTVALPEFAFNDSAWHCVDIVHVAGRRPFGQNIVSIYTDGHLRKTAQLRFPSLHESFTSCCIGSAGHRTTTTTATTTSHPPASHGPELVFTQRPALGRSQSVPAALGPHAWTPTQPPTEGVVATTAAGSQDTEWGSPTSLEGHLGSVAIFCEALQQAQVKALFCAGPNVTSPFTLEGDLVELSSKLLLYYTPQACRNNICLDLSPSHSLDGRLTGHKVVNWDIKDVVNCVGGMGVLLPLLDQVVSKKEEPEDEQETNNLVGPELTSSRNAQGMLIPLGKSSESRLERNSVAAFLLLVKNFIQNHPVNQESLVQCHGPAIIGALLQKVSGPLLDMSTLMASQILMEQVASEGSGLLLHLLYQHLLFDFHIWSNSDFAVRLGHIQYLANVVKDHKQRIRKKYGVQYILDSIRTYYGTSREKTTATDDIKTVQTSLFSLVKDFFCRSFSGEEMHSLLSYLAGAQDEQQVCGALEVIHSLLKGSPAQEQLFAFLFEPGHVEILFSLLVQKKFSDEVRERVFKVLYKMLKYEKVPERSKNRLKLKDIGYQGLITCLSDVPGSMLLFRCLSEQVLGADPPNYKDLVAVVYLSHRTELTVRLDICRKLFHLIYAQQDMVKQLARLAGWQDTLTKLYVKESYECRQHSLSNAGNGSCLELLRLSDPPVKEGMSPPPAELQELDVFLPLGYEASDQELSEGFSDHSISPSGRTKSFHSYNFKSFDSSDRASRSSSNPGDGPPFDGVYHPLSPFSTSPFDLGLDLASTSSITTAESGTQTPASGPGTPSPLESFKPFPGMRARKSSSLSNVLDESSYQDALPSDNVSNTSNPQQTPEEELCNLLTNIIFSVTWRGVEGWDDAAWRERGQVFSVLTKLGTACELVRPPDEIKRSLLEMMLESALTDLKESGPSALPGLTHNALKLLRLLQDFLFSEGHNNQALWSEKIYEGVSSLLDKLGVWYHLANGTSDLKEMAQTGLRILVGYIMLQDPQLHSLAYVKLHSLLQTASAPKKDEACYLLGKLETPLRRSLDAKSETFSWLVPIVRTLMDQCYETLQLQLFLPSLPPTNGSPTFYEDFQLFCTTPEWRGFIEKHVQPTMAQFEMDTFAKSHDHMSNFWNACYDAMMSSSQRREQEKAASRKMFQELVLEPVAKRSKAENIRHANVLKQANNHHSTVLKQWRSLCRLLTSPRSAWADRNPPEVRWKLSSAETYSRMRLKLVPNLNFDQHLEASALRDNLGADHLHNPAESLPLAMAKEAKVSELEDDQLAEEDLPVLDNQAEPKEQNQREKLVVSEDCELITTVAVVPGRLEVTTQHIYFYDGSSEKEETEGGIGYDFKRPLSHLREVHLRRYNLRRSALELFFIDQANYFLNFRKKVRNKVYSCILGLRPPNQIYFGSRSPQELLKASGLTQKWVLREISNFEYLMQLNTIAGRTYNDLSQYPVFPWILQDYVSETLDLTDPAVFRDLSKPIGVANERHARDVKEKYESFEDPTGTVDKFHYGTHYSNAAGVMHYLIRTEPFTTLHIQLQSGRFDCSDRQFHSVPAAWQARMENPVDVKELIPEFFYFPEFLENQNGFDLGCLQLSNEKVGDVVLPRWARSREDFIYQHRKALESEYVSAHLHEWIDLIFGYKQRGPAAVEALNVFYYCTYEGAVDLDAIADETQRKALEGIISNFGQTPCQLLKEPHPARLSAESAARRLARLDTRSPNIFENLDQLKSFFVEGISDGVALVQAVVPKNQAHSFITQGSPDILVTVSANGLLGTHNWLPYDKNISNYFSFTKDPTVSSAKTQRFLQGPFAPGTDLCSRTLAVSPDGKLLFSGGHWDNSLRVTSLAKGKIVGHITRHIDVVTCLALDLCGIYLISGSRDTTCMVWQVLQQGGFSSGLAPKPVQVLYGHDAEVTCVAISTELDMAVSGSKDGTIIIHTIRRGLFIRSLRPPGESSPPAVLSYLAVGPEGQVVAQTTVGQRACLKDRFALHLYSVNGKHLSSVPLDEEVTAMCLTEEFVVLGTMQCGLEIRDLQSLRPAVPPVPMRVPVHSVSVTKEKSHILVGLEDGKLIVVGAGQPAEVRPGQFHRRLWRSTRRISQVSAGETEYNPAEGKS, from the exons AAGGACCTCTCCTACCTGCAGCAGTGGCTGGAAGCCTTCGTCATGAACTTCGAGAAGATCATCGCCCTGCCCTCGCTGGAGCCCAGGAG GCCGGAGGAGTCGGTGTCGGAGATCCCGGTGCTGCCGcgggaggtgctgcaggtgctgagccAGCGGCTGGGGCAGTGCGTGGCCCAGGTCCCGCGggaggagggcggggggggcggcctggggcaggcgctgctcctcctcaagttcttcatcatcatctccag GAACCTGGAGAACATCCAAGCGGACAAAACCCCCGGCTTCATCCCGGAGGTGCTGAAGCTGCTGCGGATCTGCACGAGCAAA CTGAAGAGTATCCAGGAGGATGAGCGGAGCGGGATGCAGCTGGAGAGCGGGATGCTCTACGCCCTCCATCTCTGCGAGTGCCTCTTCGACCCCTACCAGACCTGGCGACGGCAGCTGAGCGG GGAAGTCATCAGCGCCAAGGAGAAGAGTAAATACAAATTCACCCCGGCCCCTTTGCCCCCCGAATTCGGCGCCTTCTTCCAAG AGAGTTTCCAAGCCGGAACTCAGCTCCCCGAAACACTCCAAATTCGACTTATCCATCTTTTTGGGGCTATCCTCTCCGGATCCAAG CCCAACGCGCTGCGGGCCATCACGCCGGCGGCGGtggaggtgctgctgggggtgctgcggcggggaggtggggggacGTCCCCGGTCCCCGTGTTGCTGGAGCTGGCGTTACGTGGCGTGGTGGCCGTGGTCCACGTGCTGCACGGCAGCAGTCCCGGCGCCGGCCCCGTGCCGTTGCGTGTCCTCCTGGATGGTTACTTCAGGGTGCTCAATTCCGACCTGCCCGTCGCTTCCTTGGCACCGGAAGCGGCCAGTGGCCTCATCGCTCTCCGCGTCCTCATGCTGG ATGCCATCCCGGCCATGCTGAACTGTGAGGACCGGCCGGTCCTCCAAGCCGTCTTTCTCAGCAACAACTGCTTCGAGCACATCATCCGCCTCCTCCAAAACAGCAAG CTCTACCTCAGCAACTCGCGGGAGGCAAGTGAAGCCTGGAACGAGATCCCCATGCAGCCGCCAGACAGGGATGGGCTCCAGCAG GTCTTCAACAGCTGCTCTGACGCCATCGCAGTCCACGCCATCGGAGTGCTCACCGCCATCATGAGTAACTCTCCCTCGGCCAAG GAGGTGTTCAAGGAGCGCATTGGCTATGCCCACCTCTACGAGGTCTTGAGGAGTCAAGGCCAACCCACCCAACGCCTGCTCCAGGAGCTCCTCAACATG GCAGTGGAAGGCGACCACAGCTCCTTCCCGGTGCGCCCCATCCGTAACGAGCAACCCCTGCTCATCTTGCTGGCCTGGCTGCCGGCGTTGGCGTGCCGGGAGCTGCAGGTCTTCCTCTCAGAccagctgcggcggctctgcgAAGCCTCCCTGTCCAGCCGCCTCACCTGCGTCAAGGCCGGCATGGTGGGCTGCCTGCTGGGTGCCCTGGCCACCGAGCCGGCGctgccagctgcctgctccGAAAATTTACTGGAGCTGCTGCGGGcgttgggcagcctctccatCCGCCCCGGGGAGCTGCGGCAGCTGCTGCGTCTGCTGCGGCGCGAGCGGGGTCGGGGACCGCATACCTACGTGGCGCCCGTCATCCGGGCGCTCTCAGGGATGGCACGGGCCGAGGGACCCCCCCGGGCGCTGCAGTGCTTCGACCTGACGCCCGGTATGGCGGGGATCATGGTGCCCGCCGTCCAGAAGTGGCCCGGAGGTGCCTTCGCCTTCCACGCCTGGTTGTGCCTGAGCGAGGAGGAGCCTGAGCCACCGGTGAGGCCGAAGAGGAGGCAGCTCTACAG ctTCTTCACGGCTGGCGGGACGGGCTTTGAGGCATTTTTCACCGCTGGCGGCGTGTTGGTGGTGGCCGTCTGCACCAAGAAGGACTACATGACGGTGGCATTGCCGGAGTTTGCCTTCAACGACTCGGCTTGG CATTGCGTTGACATTGTCCACGTGGCTGGCCGCCGGCCCTTCGGCCAGAACATCGTCAGCATCTACACCGATGGACACCTGCGGAAGACGGCGCAGCTGCGCTTCCCCTCCCTCCATGAG TCCTTCACCTCCTGCTGCATTGGCTCTGCGGGCCACCggaccaccaccaccactgccaccaccaccagccaccCGCCGGCGTCCCACGGGCCGGAGCTGGTCTTCACCCAGCGCCCTGCTCTCGGCCGCTCCCAGTCCGTCCCCGCCGCCCTTGGCCCCCACGCCTGGACCCCCACTCAGCCCCCCACCGAGGGGGTGGTGGCCACCACGGCAGCTGGCAGCCAGGACACCGAGTGGGGCAGCCCCACCTCCCTGGAGGGTCACCTGGGCTCCGTGGCCATCTTCTGCGAGGCTCTGCAGCAAGCTCAGGTCAAGGCACTCTTCTGCGCAG GGCCAAACGTCACATCACCTTTTACACTGGAAGGTGACTTGGTGGAGCTCAGCAGCAAGCTCTTGCTGTACTACACTCCACAG GCTTGCAGGAACAACATCTGCCTGGACCTCTCTCCCAGCCACAGCTTGGATGGGAGGCTGACAGGGCACAAGGTGGTCAACTGGGACATCAAG GACGTGGTCAACTGCGTGGGTGGCATGGGCgtgctgctgcccctgctcGACCAAGTGGTGTCCAAGAAGGAGGAGCCTGAGGATGAGCAGGAGACCAACAACCTGGTGGGGCCAGAGCTGACGTCCTCCAGGAATGCCCAGGGCATGCTCATCCCGCTGGGCAAGTCCTCAG AGAGCAGGCTGGAGAGGAACAGCGTGGCCgccttcctgctgctggtgaAGAACTTCATCCAGAACCACCCGGTGAACCAGGAAAGCCTGGTGCAGTGCCACGGGCCGGCCATCATCGGGGCGCTGCTGCAGAAG GTCTCCGGTCCGCTGCTGGACATGAGCACGTTGATGGCCTCGCAGATCCTCATGGAGCAGGTGGCCTCTGAGGGCAGTGGGCTCCTGCTGCACCTCCTCTACCAGCATCTCCTCTTCGACTTCCACATCTGGAGCAACAGCGACTTTGCCGTCCGCTTAG GTCACATCCAGTATCTGGCCAACGTCGTCAAGGACCACAAGCAGCGCATCCGCAAGAAGTACGGGGTGCAGTACATCCTCGACTCCATCCGGACGTACTACGG CACCTCCAGGGAGAAGACTACAGCCACCGATGACATCAAGACAGTGCAGACATCCCTCTTCAGTCTGGTGAAGGATTTCTTCTGCAGGAGCTTCTCTGGGGAGGAGATGCACAGCTTGCTGAGCTACCTGGCCGGGGCACAGGACGAGCAGCAG GTCTGTGGGGCGCTGGAGGTGATCCACAGCCTGCTGAAGGGCTCgcctgcccaggagcagctcttcGCCTTCCTCTTTGAGCCAGGCCACGTGGAGATTCTCTTCTCACTGCTGGTGCAGAAGAAGTTCTCAGATGAAGTGCGGGAGAGGGTCTTCAAG gTTCTCTACAAGATGCTGAAGTATGAGAAGGTCCCCGAGCGTAGCAAGAACcgcctgaagctgaaggacaTCGGGTATCAGGGACTCATCACCTGCCTTAGCGACGTGCCCGGCTCCATGCTGCTTTTCCGCTGCCTCTCAGAGCAGGTCCTCGGGGCAG ACCCTCCCAACTACAAGGACCTGGTGGCCGTGGTTTACCTGTCCCACCGGACCGAGCTGACTGTCCGGCTTGATATCTGCCGCAAG CTCTTCCACTTGATCTACGCACAGCAGGACATGGTGAAGCAGCTGGCGAGGTTGGCCGGCTGGCAGGACACGCTCACCAAGCTCTACGTCAAGGAGTCCTATGAGTGCCGCCAGCACAGCTTGAGCAACGCAGGCAACGGGAgctgcctggagctcctccgCCTCTCGGACCCCCCTGTCAAAGAGGGGATGAGCCCACCACCAGCcgagctgcaggagctggacgTCTTCCTGCCACTGGGCTACGAGGCCTCAGACCAGGAGCTCTCCGAGGGCTTCTCCGACCACTCCATCTCCCCGAGCGGCCGCACCAAGTCCTTCCACTCCTACAACTTTAAGTCTTTCGACTCCTCCGACCGGGCTAGCCGCTCATCCTCCAACCCTGGTGATGGTCCTCCCTTCGATGGTGTCTACCACCCACTCTCACCGTTCTCCACCTCACCCTTCGACCTGGGGCTTGACCTGGCCAGCACCAGCTCCATCACCACGGCCGAGAGCGGCACGCAGACCCCTGCCAGCGGCCCCGGTACCCCCTCACCCCTGGAGAGCTTCAAGCCCTTCCCGGGGATGCGAGCACGCAAGAGCTCCAGCCTCTCAAATGTCCTGGATGAGAGCAGCTACCAAGATGCTCTGCCCAGTGACAACGTTTCCAACACCAGCAACCCCCAG CAAACACCTGAGGAGGAGCTGTGCAACCTCCTGACCAACATCATCTTCTCGGTCACCTGGCGTGGGGTGGAGGGCTGGGACGACGCAGCGTGGAGGGAACGCGGGCAGGTCTTCTCCGTCCTCACCAAGCTGGGGACAGCGTGTGAGCTGGTGCGGCCCCCTGATGAGATCAAGCGCAG CCTGCTGGAGATGATGCTGGAGTCGGCGTTGACGGACCTGAAGGAGTCGGGGCCATCTGCCCTGCCCGGTCTCACCCACAACGCCCTCAAGCTGCTGCGGCTGCTCCAGGACTTCTTGTTCTCCGAGGGACACAACAACCAGGCCCTGTGGAGCGAGAAG ATCTACGAGGGGGTGAGCAGTCTGCTGGACAAGCTGGGCGTCTGGTACCACCTGGCCAACGGCACCTCCGACCTCAAGGAGATGGCCCAGACGGGTCTACGCATCCTCGTGGGCTACATCATGCTGCAGGACCCCCAG CTGCACTCGCTGGCGTACGTGAAGCTGCACAGCCTGCTGCAGACCGCCTCGGCCCCCAAAAAGGATGAGGCTTGCTACCTGCTGGGCAAGCTGGAGACCCCGCTGCGACGCTCGCTGGATGCCAAGTCGGAGACCTTCTCCTGGTTGGTGCCCATCGTTCGAACGCTCATGGACCAGTGCTACGagaccctgcagctgcagctcttcctgcccTCATTGCCCCCGACCAACGGCAGCCCCACTTTCTATGAGGACTTCCAGCTCTTCTGTACCACCCCGGAATGGAGGGGCTTCATCGAGAAGCac GTGCAGCCCACCATGGCCCAGTTCGAGATGGACACTTTTGCCAAGAGCCATGACCACATGTCCAATTTCTGGAACGCCTGCTATGATGCCATGATGAGCAGCTCCCAGCGGCGGGAGCAGGAGAAGGCGGCCAGCCGCAAGATGTTCCAG gagctggtgctggagcCAGTGGCGAAGCGCTCCAAGGCGGAAAACATCCGGCACGCCAACGTGCTCAAGCAGGCCAACAACCACCACAGCACTGTGCTGAAGCAATGGCGGTCCCTGTGCCGCCTCCTCACCTCGCCCCGCTCTGCCTGGGCTGACCG GAACCCACCAGAGGTTCGCTGGAAGCTGTCGAGCGCTGAGACCTACTCTCGGATGAGGCTGAAGCTGGTGCCCAACCTGAATTTTGACCAACACTTGGAGGCCAGCGCCCTACGGGACAACCTGG GAGCTGATCACCTTCACAACCCCGCCGAGTCCCTCCCACTCGCCATGGCCAAGGAGGCCAAGGTGAGCGAGCTAGAGGATGACCAACTGGCTGAGGAGGACCTCCCCGTCCTGGACAACCA GGCTGAGCCCAAGGAGCAGAACCAGCGGGAGAAGCTGGTGGTCTCAGAGGACTGCGAGCTCATCACGACGGTGGCCGTCGTCCCCGGACGCCTGGAGGTGACAACCCAGCACATCTACTTCTACGACGGCAGCAGCGAGAAGGAGGAGACAGAAGGAG GGATCGGCTATGACTTTAAGCGCCCCTTGTCCCACCTGCGTGAGGTCCACCTGCGCCGCTACAACCTGCGCCGCTCCGCGCTCGAGCTCTTCTTCATCGACCAAGCCAACTACTTCctcaacttcagaaaaaag GTGAGAAACAAGGTGTACTCCTGCATCCTCGGCCTGCGTCCCCCCAACCAGATCTACTTTGGCAGCCGGTcaccccaggagctgctgaaagCCTCGGGGCTCACCCAG AAATGGGTCCTGCGGGAGATCTCCAACTTCGAGTACCTCATGCAGCTGAACACGATCGCGGGGCGCACCTACAACGACCTCTCCCAGTACCCCGTG TTTCCCTGGATCCTGCAGGATTACGTCTCGGAGACCCTCGACCTCACCGACCCAGCCGTGTTTCGGGACCTGTCCAAGCCCATCGGGGTGGCCAACGAGCGGCACGCCCGGGACGTGAAGGAGAA GTACGAGAGCTTCGAGGACCCCACGGGCACCGTGGACAAGTTCCACTACGGCACACACTACTCCAACGCGGCGGGCGTCATGCACTACCTGATCCGCACCGAGCCCTTCACCACCCTCCACATCCAGCTGCAGAGCGGCAG GTTTGACTGCTCGGACCGGCAGTTCCATTCGGTGCCAGCAGCGTGGCAAGCCCGCATGGAGAACCCCGTGGACGTCAAAGAGCTCATCCCTGAGTTCTTCTACTTCCCTGAGTTCCTGGAGAACCAGAACG gcttcgacctgggctgcctgcagctctccaACGAGAAGGTGGGCGACGTTGTCCTGCCCCGGTGGGCACGGTCCCGTGAGGACTTCATCTACCAGCACCGCAAAGCTCTG GAGTCAGAGTATGTCTCAGCTCATCTCCATGAGTGGATCGACCTCATTTTTGGGTACAAGCAACGAGGTCCGGCCGCCGTGGAGGCCCTCAATGTCTTCTACTACTGCACCTATGAGG gggcCGTGGACCTGGATGCCATCGCCGACGAGACACAGAGAAAGGCTCTGGAGGGCATCATCAGCAACTTTGGGCAGACGCCCTGCCAGCTGCTCAAG GAGCCCCATCCTGCCCGGCTGTCAGCAGAGAGTGCTGCCCGGAGGCTGGCCCGCCTCGACACCCGTTCACCCAACATCTTCGAGAACCTGGACCAGCTCAAGTCCTTCTTTGTGGAG GGCATCAGCGATGGGGTGGCCCTGGTGCAAGCTGTCGTTCCCAAGAACCAGGCACACTCCTTCATCACTCAGGGATCACCTGACATCCTG GTCACCGTGAGTGCCAACGGCTTGTTGGGGACCCACAACTGGTTGCCCTATGACAAGAACATCTCCAACTACTTCAGCTTCACCAAAGACCCCACCGTCTCCAGCGCAAA GACCCAACGCTTCCTGCAAGGCCCTTTTGCCCCTGGCACGGACCTCTGCTCCCGCACGCTGGCCGTGTCCCCCGACGGGAAGCTGCTCTTCAGCGGGGGACATTGGGACAACAGCCTCCGCGTCACCTCGTTGGCCAAAGGGAAGATCGTTGGGCACATCACCCGGCACATAG ACGTTGTCACCTGCCTGGCGCTCGATCTCTGCGGCATCTACCTCATTTCTGGGTCCCGGGACACCACCTGCATGGTGTGGCAGGTCCTACAGCAG GGTGGATTTTCCAGCGGCTTGGCTCCCAAACCCGTCCAGGTCCTGTACGGCCACGATGCCGAGGTGACGTGCGTGGCCATCAGCACCGAGCTGGACATGGCGGTGTCGGGCTCCAAG GATGGCACCATCATCATCCACACCATCCGCCGGGGTCTCTTCATCCGGTCCCTGCGGCCACCCGGCGAGAGCTCACCACCCGCCGTCCTCTCCTACCTGGCCGTGGGGCCGGAGGGGCAGGTGGTCGCCCAGACCACTGTGGGTCAACGAGCCTGCTTGAAG GACAGGTTTGCGCTGCACCTCTACTCAGTGAACGGGAAGCACCTCTCCTCCGTCCCGCTGGACGAGGAGGTGACGGCCATGTGCCTGACGGAGGAGTTCGTGGTGCTGGGGACCATGCAGTGCGGGTTGGAGATCCGTGACCTCCAGAG CCTCAGGCCGGCCGTGCCCCCCGTGCCCATGCGGGTGCCCGTCCACAGCGTGTCCGTCACCAAGGAGAAGAGTCATATCTTGGTGGGGTTGGAGGATGGCAAGCTCATCGTGGTGGGGGCTGGACAGCCCGCTGAG GTGCGGCCGGGCCAGTTCCACCGGCGGCTGTGGCGTTCCACGCGGCGCATCTCCCAGGTCTCGGCCGGCGAGACCGAGTACAACCCCGCCGAGGGCAAGTCCTAG